From Stenotrophomonas maltophilia, a single genomic window includes:
- a CDS encoding BON domain-containing protein gives MSNTTRTLIASALTLGLALSSSAAFAKDPAAKSPPTSTHPATHADRHDSNEPVTDTWITTKVKADLLASSNVPGTEIKVETVNGVVSLSGAVATQAEKDKAVTTAKGIKGVTRVDAAALKVSAAAKR, from the coding sequence ATGAGCAATACCACCCGCACGCTGATTGCTTCTGCCCTGACCCTGGGCCTGGCGCTGTCCTCCTCGGCCGCCTTCGCCAAGGACCCGGCCGCGAAGAGCCCGCCGACCAGCACCCATCCGGCAACCCATGCCGATCGCCATGACTCCAACGAGCCAGTGACCGATACCTGGATCACCACCAAGGTGAAGGCCGACCTGCTGGCCAGCAGCAACGTTCCGGGCACTGAAATCAAGGTGGAAACCGTGAACGGCGTGGTCAGCCTCAGCGGCGCCGTGGCGACCCAGGCCGAGAAGGACAAGGCGGTCACCACTGCCAAGGGCATCAAGGGCGTGACCCGCGTCGATGCCGCAGCACTCAAGGTCAGCGCCGCTGCCAAGCGCTGA